Proteins encoded by one window of Bacillus rossius redtenbacheri isolate Brsri chromosome 14, Brsri_v3, whole genome shotgun sequence:
- the LOC134538724 gene encoding alpha-methylacyl-CoA racemase isoform X1, producing MIALIGFVRKYDNLMALKGIQVIELGGLAPAPFCGMILADFGATVIRVTKIGERLGMDSLANGKKILALNLKSQKGQDVLCQLSKVSDVLIEPFRPGVMEKLGLGPSTLLEKNPRLIYSRLTGFGQSGYYSRAAGHDINYVAVSGLLSLLGRKGSKPTAPVNLIADFGGGGLMCAFGIVAALLERTSSGRGQVVDANMVEGSAYLGSWLFRSQKLPFWGQPRGSNILDTGAHFYDTYETKDGKYMAVGAIEPQFYSALLKGLDLPENTPNWADFEGGKETFARRFLEKTQEEWCRVFDGTDACVTPVLALPEAAEHPHNAGRRAFLECEDGSVAPAAAPRLSRSPAASLASLPLPRQAQHTAQILRSLGYPDPEITQLEEEGVIETVTPLSKY from the exons ATGATTGCACTAATAGGCTTCGTAAGGAAATACGATA ACCTCATGGCTCTGAAAGGAATCCAGGTTATCGAGCTTGGCGGCTTGGCTCCAGCACCGTTCTGCGGGATGATTCTAGCTGACTTCGGAGCAACAGTCATAAGAGTAACAAAG atTGGTGAAAGGCTTGGAATGGACTCGCTAGCAAATGGGAAGAAAATACTGGCCCTTAACTTGAAGTCCCAGAAAGGACAAGATGTACTGTGCCAGTTGAGCAAAGTTTCGGATGTGCTTATAGAGCCATTTAGACCTG GTGTGATGGAAAAATTGGGCCTTGGCCCCAGCACGCTACTTGAAAAGAATCCGAGGCTGATTTACTCTCGTCTCACTGGTTTCGGGCAATCTGGTTACTACTCTAGGGCCGCTGGTCATGATATAAACTATGTTGCTGTGTCAG GTTTGCTGTCGCTGCTCGGACGCAAAGGCAGCAAGCCGACCGCGCCGGTCAACTTGATAGCCGACTTCGGAGGAGGGGGCCTGATGTGTGCGTTCGGGATTGTCGCCGCCCTCTTGGAGCGGACGTCCTCGGGACGCGGCCAGGTCGTGGATGCCAACATGGTCGAAGGATCTGCGTACCTGGGCAGCTGGCTCTTCCGGTCCCAAAAATTGCCATTTTGGGGTCAGCCCAGGGGCAGTAACAT TCTTGATACCGGAGCCCACTTCTACGATACGTACGAGACCAAAGACGGGAAGTACATGGCCGTGGGGGCCATCGAACCCCAGTTCTACTCGGCCCTGCTGAAGGGCCTGGACCTGCCCGAGAACACGCCCAACTGGGCAGACTTCGAGGGAGGGAAGGAGACGTTCGCCCGGAGGTTCCTGGAGAAGACGCAGGAGGAGTGGTGCCGCGTGTTCGATGGGACGGACGCGTGCGTCACCCCGGTCCTGGCGCTCCCCGAGGCGGCGGAGCACCCCCACAACGCGGGCCGACGGGCGTTCCTCGAGTGCGAGGATGGCAGCGTGGCCCCTGCGGCCGCCCCGCGCCTCAGCCGCAGCCCGGCGGCATCGCTggcctccctccccctcccccgccaggcCCAGCACACGGCCCAGATACTGAGGTCCCTCGGCTACCCAGACCCAGAGATTACACAACTGGAGGAAGAAGGTGTTATCGAAACCGTAACCCCACTGTCAAAATATTGA
- the LOC134538724 gene encoding alpha-methylacyl-CoA racemase isoform X2 has product MALKGIQVIELGGLAPAPFCGMILADFGATVIRVTKIGERLGMDSLANGKKILALNLKSQKGQDVLCQLSKVSDVLIEPFRPGVMEKLGLGPSTLLEKNPRLIYSRLTGFGQSGYYSRAAGHDINYVAVSGLLSLLGRKGSKPTAPVNLIADFGGGGLMCAFGIVAALLERTSSGRGQVVDANMVEGSAYLGSWLFRSQKLPFWGQPRGSNILDTGAHFYDTYETKDGKYMAVGAIEPQFYSALLKGLDLPENTPNWADFEGGKETFARRFLEKTQEEWCRVFDGTDACVTPVLALPEAAEHPHNAGRRAFLECEDGSVAPAAAPRLSRSPAASLASLPLPRQAQHTAQILRSLGYPDPEITQLEEEGVIETVTPLSKY; this is encoded by the exons ATGGCTCTGAAAGGAATCCAGGTTATCGAGCTTGGCGGCTTGGCTCCAGCACCGTTCTGCGGGATGATTCTAGCTGACTTCGGAGCAACAGTCATAAGAGTAACAAAG atTGGTGAAAGGCTTGGAATGGACTCGCTAGCAAATGGGAAGAAAATACTGGCCCTTAACTTGAAGTCCCAGAAAGGACAAGATGTACTGTGCCAGTTGAGCAAAGTTTCGGATGTGCTTATAGAGCCATTTAGACCTG GTGTGATGGAAAAATTGGGCCTTGGCCCCAGCACGCTACTTGAAAAGAATCCGAGGCTGATTTACTCTCGTCTCACTGGTTTCGGGCAATCTGGTTACTACTCTAGGGCCGCTGGTCATGATATAAACTATGTTGCTGTGTCAG GTTTGCTGTCGCTGCTCGGACGCAAAGGCAGCAAGCCGACCGCGCCGGTCAACTTGATAGCCGACTTCGGAGGAGGGGGCCTGATGTGTGCGTTCGGGATTGTCGCCGCCCTCTTGGAGCGGACGTCCTCGGGACGCGGCCAGGTCGTGGATGCCAACATGGTCGAAGGATCTGCGTACCTGGGCAGCTGGCTCTTCCGGTCCCAAAAATTGCCATTTTGGGGTCAGCCCAGGGGCAGTAACAT TCTTGATACCGGAGCCCACTTCTACGATACGTACGAGACCAAAGACGGGAAGTACATGGCCGTGGGGGCCATCGAACCCCAGTTCTACTCGGCCCTGCTGAAGGGCCTGGACCTGCCCGAGAACACGCCCAACTGGGCAGACTTCGAGGGAGGGAAGGAGACGTTCGCCCGGAGGTTCCTGGAGAAGACGCAGGAGGAGTGGTGCCGCGTGTTCGATGGGACGGACGCGTGCGTCACCCCGGTCCTGGCGCTCCCCGAGGCGGCGGAGCACCCCCACAACGCGGGCCGACGGGCGTTCCTCGAGTGCGAGGATGGCAGCGTGGCCCCTGCGGCCGCCCCGCGCCTCAGCCGCAGCCCGGCGGCATCGCTggcctccctccccctcccccgccaggcCCAGCACACGGCCCAGATACTGAGGTCCCTCGGCTACCCAGACCCAGAGATTACACAACTGGAGGAAGAAGGTGTTATCGAAACCGTAACCCCACTGTCAAAATATTGA